In Mytilus galloprovincialis chromosome 1, xbMytGall1.hap1.1, whole genome shotgun sequence, the following are encoded in one genomic region:
- the LOC143078073 gene encoding uncharacterized protein LOC143078073, which produces MMRFETMSLSMLLTIMSVAAYTPTEKKLGLHGVNKVLQLDNGIGRDIGGRLGDSLSVLDVIDTNRRAGSDRRSSAVSGIIRSSSFQNSAGIASNDGINRNCHYECGVDKLCNLGQKCVRDGCDSYCVQVSSGSVIGDSGLSGSVRSGNGNTVSEIIRGSSSDISRLSSNDGSKCSYGCGDNKLCASGHKCIHEGCNSYCVQLSSGSLIGSGQSLTGRVGLSNNGHLETIGSSGSMSGHTGSDILDAISARRSGINALDTITSRRSGMDALDTISSRRGGSVGSSGSIIVSQSVEGGRSECRKLCHTDSDCPTTKYCTNVKCHRLCRRRPSKGYSG; this is translated from the exons ATGATGAGATTTGAAACTATGTCATTGTCAATGTTATTGACCATAATGTCAGTAGCTG CCTATACACCTACAGAAAAGAAATTAGGTCTACATGGAGTGAATAAAGTTTTACAGCTTGACAATGGAATTGGTAGAGACATTGGAGGTCGTCTTGGAGACTCACTCTCTGTATTGGATGTAATTGATACAAACAGACGAGCAGGATCTGACAGAAGAAGTTCAGCCGTCTCTGGAATTATAAGAAGCTCTTCATTTCAGAATTCTGCTGGTATAGCAAGCAATGATGGTATAAACAGAAACTGTCATTATGAGTGTGGAGTAGATAAACTTTGTAACCTAGGACAGAAATGTGTACGCGATGGTTGTGACAGTTATTGTGTCCAAGTTTCATCTGGGAGTGTCATTGGTGACTCTGGATTGTCGGGGTCTGTAAGAAGTGGAAATGGAAATACAGTTTCAGAAATTATTAGAGGTTCATCATCTGACATTTCAAGACTGTCAAGCAATGATGGTTCAAAATGCAGTTATGGATGTGGAGACAATAAACTATGTGCATCAGGACATAAATGTATCCACGAAGGATGCAACAGCTATTGCGTTCAATTATCATCTGGTAGCCTAATTGGTTCAGGTCAGTCTTTAACCGGACGTGTGGGTCTATCTAACAATGGTCATTTGGAAACTATTGGTAGCAGTGGTTCAATGTCTGGTCACACAGGTTCTGATATTCTTGACGCTATCTCAGCTAGACGAAGTGGCATTAATGCATTGGACACAATTACATCTAGACGTAGTGGCATGGATGCATTGGACACAATTTCTTCTAGACGAGGAGGATCAGTTGGATCATCTGGTTCAATTATCGTTTCTCAGTCAGTAGAAGGAGGTCGCAGTGAATGTAGGAAACTATGTCATACTGATTCAGATTGTCCAACAACTAAATACTGTACCAACGTTAAATGTCACAGGCTTTGCAGAAGAAGGCCATCTAAAGGATACTCAGGATGA